ctgTTCGGCTCTTTGAGACAAGGATTTGGGGCTCGGCGTGTTCAATTGGCTGAGAGAGCTCGCTGAATATAGTCGCAGTAGGGTTTGGAGCTGTGTTCAGCTCGATAGCTGAAGTCACTGGTGAGGGCGACATGATTGCTGTAGTTTGTGTGAAGACTCAACAAAGGGTCTTCGGTGTCTTTGCCTGGCTTATTCGTGTAGGCCTGAGGACATAATTACGGCGACTCCTGGCTATGCCATTTATATTTCGAGAGCGAGTCTTTGTTGAACGCTCATTCTGGCAATTGATAGAATACGTGGTCAGTTGAGTCGACGCGTGGTCAGGACAGATTGACGATCCACGCTTACCTTCGTATAAGGACGAGAGACTCAAGCATGTGATTGAGCTGCGCTAGTCTCGTCCTCTTTATTACAAATACACTTCCTGTTTTTACTTAGAAGTTGAGTCATTATGTAAGTTATAAGCTTTGGGATAGGATAGATGGCAAACTTCGGGGTGTGTAAGTAGGCTAAATGCATTCCGACATCGGATTCAAGATTGGCCGCATCATCTATGGCGATGTAATGACGGATTGTATCCCATTGAAAACATTAATCAACAATTCTCATCTAGCAATCAATTACAATCGTTAATCGTTCGAGAGGCCCAACCGTTTGTTGCTGGGGTGGTTCTGATACGGAGAGCGAAGTGAAACGCTCACAATGCCACCAAAGAATCATTACACGGAAAATATTTAGGACCCACAATAAGCTAGCTCAGAGTGCTCAATGACCAAAGCACCCCCCCAAGCATAAATCCCAATACTGGCGATTAAGTCAGTATGATTGGCAAGATGCTGACACGGGTAAGCAACCGGCCGGAACCTGGTGCCGAAATGTAGCCTGCTCGCTGAAACTAATCAAGTTACGAATTGGCAATTGGTAAGCCCGTGGCTCCAGGTGTTGTTCAAGTTAGTTGGGAATGTGGACATTTCCTATTATGAACTGGTTGTCTCCAGCTAGAATCGCTGCTAACCGTCGAAATTGCATAACTGTAATGGAACTCCGAAATTAACTAGAGTGTGTGACACTGGTAACAGCACAGAAGCAATGGCATTTGGTAAGGCAGATGACTCCTCTGGAAAGCAGAAAGGgtcaatgatgatgcagtTGGCAAATGAGCATTATCCCTTCTCGTCCTAGAATGTGGGGGAATGCTGGGCGAGCGTTTACTAGTCTCCGCCTAGCTCATAGATGTAGTCGATTCTTACAGCTGCTTAGCCATCTTCCAAGTCATCTGGGCGAAGCATTGCTTGTGATTCCACACGTATCATTGAGTTGGACTTTCAAAAATGCAATGATCTGGTCTTAAAAATACATACAGtgcatcatcatggccatatTCTATGCTGACTATATATTGACGACGTACCGCTTCTCATGCAGTGTTATCTTAACAAGAAACCCCCCTCATATACTTGATCTCTTTAGAATATCCAGTTACACGTACAATCCACGACCATGACCAGTTTTCAGCCTTCTCATATTCTAGTTCTTGGCCCGACCGGTAATGTCGGTAAAGCGATTATGGATGCCATTGTGAATGCCAACCCAGCATTCCCCAGGGTCTCCATTCTTACTTCAAAGGAGACGGCTGCAAATAAGTCCGATCTAATCGATGGCTGGAAATCGTATGGTGTGTCTGTCGTGCTGGGAGATGTCACGAATCCCCAGGACATTAAAACGGCATACAGCGGAGTGGATACAGTTATCAGCTGTCTTGGAAGAGGAGCGCTCGAGGCACAGAAGGAGCTTATCCGACTGGCTGAAGAGTCCCCAACTGTACGCTGGTTTTTCCCTTCAGAGTTTGGTACAGATCCGGAACATAATGAACGGAGCGCACAAGAGAAGCCGCATCAAACAAAGCTAGCAATTCGGAAGTTTATCCGCGAAAACACGAAGCAGCTAAATGTGACCTACTTGATCGTGGGGCCGTATTTTGACATGTGGGTAGACCAGCGAAAGTGGAGCGACGGACTTGGAGGAGTTGATGTGGTGGCAAGAGAGGCAATCTTgactggagatggagacacCAAGATTGGCTTCACAACTTTGAAAGAGTGAGTGACACCTAGCTTCTATAGAAGACAATGTGCGGAATAAGGGCTAATACATGTTTCATCAGTGCGGGAACAGCAGTGGTCGCAGCGTTACGCCATCCAGAAGAGTCTCACAATGCAGTTTTGAGAGTGGCATCCTTTGTCAAGACTTCAAACGAGGTATTGAGTGAGTATGAGAAGCAGCTTGGGGTCAAATTTAGTGCAAAGTACATCTCTCTGGCCGATCACGAGGCCACAGAAGGGAGCATGTGGGAAAAGGGAAGTCCATGGGCGGTGGTGGCAGCCTTGCGTCGTATCTGGGCAACCGGTGGTGCCATGTATGACCACTTTTCAAACGAAGATATTGGTTTGGGTAACGGTGGAATGGAGAGTCTTGAAGAGGCAGTTCGAAAACATATCAACAGTTATAAGTAATGGTGGGATGCGAATATCAGGTTATATATTATGAGCCCACACGAGAGACTCTTGGAGGTACTGGGTGGAATTGACGTGTTATTTGTTATCCAATAACCCTATGGCAATACTTATTTGTCTTTCTATTGATATGAACCTTAATGTATGCGTAATTCTTGGGACTGTCTGTGGCACGCACTTGCTCAGCGACGCCACACTGGGCATATGCAACTTCCAAGTTACATGTGAACTTCCATCCCGTCACGAGACGGAGGTATGcatgtcttcatcttcataaTATCTATCACTCGTGAGATTCCCGAAAAATGGCAGACATAGTGCCTTCTGACGCACTGGATTATGAGGCTTATCGCTTATCATCAATTACGCTCCAAACCGACGGTGAAACCCCCGTCGCTACCAAAGGCATCTGCAACCTGAAGCGAAAGacagaagaaggtgaagtTGAAGACGACACTGATACACAGATatccaagaagcagcgcgctctccatcaccatgaCGCGTCATCTCCGGGCCTCTCTCCATGTCTTATTGCCTTGATTCGTCCACCCGAGCCATCGTCCATAAATGGCATTCTTCGACAACACTGCCGAAAGAGCCTCTACGTGAAGCCGTTGTATTAGAAACTACAGCACTTAGAGCTGTTGGGCTGTCAATTTCATGCTAAGATCGACAAAGAGCAGATTGCCCGTCATGCTGAAAACGCCGGAGGCTTCCAAGGACAGTCCCAAGGAGAGATCGGGAGAGACCAAGTCCCAAGGAATACCACAGAATTACCTCCTGACATCATTATTCGACGTGCTGTAAAGGAATTTTCCAGGTTTACATTCCCTTTAATCCTATCCAACGTCATGCGAGACATTCTCAGAAAATGTGGCATGACCCGTGACAAGCAGCAAGTATCCCCTCAACATGACCTGGCGGCGATGAATAATTGCTGACCAAGGCAAATCACAATTCAGCTCTGGCCTCGATTTTTACTTCAACGGCCGTCATGTTACCAATCTCTATACCTATGGTATTTTCTCGCGCACTTCATACGAAGCCGACGGGCCCAGTCTTGCGTTTCTCAGTCTTCGCGACGTCAGCCAACAACGCGACATGTCGATTAGGTTCCCTTGGCATGTCGAGAGAAGCTCACCAGAGTATAGAAttgcagagaagaaaaggaacagCGTGCGGCCTGTCAACAGGTCGAAGATCCATATATTGCGGCTGTTTTAATAGCCTTGGCTcagaagcagcagcgtcGACAGCACGCCGTTGCAGGGACACAAGCGGATACGCCGAACAGGGAAGACGCATCAGATGGCGAATCAAAGGCTCACAGAGTTTTCCTCCTTGCACATACGGCAATGGATAAGCCATGCCTTTACTTTTACACTGCCAGGGTACCTTCCTCGTTCCTCGATCGATTAGACTATCCGTCGGAAAATATCCCAAGTCGTCCATTTCGCATCAAGTATCATCAAATTTCGTTCTCATCCCTTGATGCAATGAAAATGGATCTGAAGTTTGCAATCTCTGTGATGCACGGCGAGGAATACGTCTTCTAATTGACGTTGCTTCACTCAACTCCACGATCAATGTGTATCTTTGCCTCGCAAACGAATATCATGCACTTCCACATTTACCTACAGTAATCCAAATTAATTTGGGACTTCTGAGCCATCGCTGATTTTTCTTCGAATTCGGGTGGGGCATAGCATCCTCCAGATCACAGCGGGAAACGTCGCCTACACGGGCACCATTAAACAACAATCCACGTGTCTCTCAATCGCAAGTTTTGCCTTTGCAACTATTCGCAACCAGGTACTCgactgtttctttttccgtCGGGATGCTCCGCTGCAGAGACAGTGTCACTTTCTTTTTCGGCGAATTGGTCTTCAGATGAGATCTCTCGGATGTAGTAAATGGAATGGCTATTTGGCGTGGTCTTTCTCTCAGCGAGCGCTGTATTTGCATCACGAACTGTAATAAGTTCCCCAGCCTttgaaccttttttttttttttttttttttttttcagcgAAGCATAGTCGGATAAACTCTGGAAGCACCGTAGATACCCCAAGATATCCATCTATGTTATAGCCTTATGGTTACAATAAAGCGTCGTTCATATCATTGGTTTGCGATGTAGACGTTACGATGGGCTTTTATTAAAACTCATTTACAGCCCACTTGATAAAGAGATGAATTTTAGCCTCTACTAACTGTTTACAATATCCACCGAagtattatatttatatcaGTGGGGAAGAAGCGACTGGTTGTTGTCATTACAGGGTGAGACACAATCTTACTCTCACAATAGAATAATTTCTAAGCTTAAACTGATAGTATCGCGTTTCCCCTTCTGTCTACCCTGAAAAGGCTTTCCAACACATGTCTGTGCTCGAAAGTACGATTACGGAGAGAAAATATTAGGAAAATGCGACATTACACGCGCCTCCACAGAATCCTAGAATGTGTTTCACCACGCTAAGATGTGCAAATTTGTATTTTTGGAAGGCTGAATAACAAGTTTCAGTGTAATTTATAAGTGGCCTATTTAAGGATAATTCCGAAGAATCCTTGTCATCGCCCAGACTTGATAAACTCTTGTTTAGAGCATGTTGACAACTAGGAAATCCACAAATGATCTCACGATTCACTTTTGCCATTGACGGAAAGTTCCGTCTGGATACAACCTGTCTGAGCTTTCACCCCTTCCCGATCATACATGGTTTCTCTTATGCAGACGGGTTTTGACCGCTTTAACATGATAATTGCCGCATAAATCCGCAACAGCCCGCGGATCCCGCTGCCCGGCACGGATGCACAACGGCGGCCGAACCGATTTCTTCTGGCGCTTCGTATTCGTCCTTGTCCCCCATTTAAGTGAACCCCCCGTGTAGATCTGCAAAGCTTGTGCCTATGGCCCCATATATACCCTGCTTATTTCTGTGTCAACACGCGTACGGAGAATCTCTTGTCTAGATCGCGTTCGGCATGTATTCGGAACGGGCCTTGAGCGCCACACGATCTATATATTCCTTAAATCTCTCATGGCCCCCAAAAATTTCACGCTGCTAATGATATCATTGCCGCAGAAGCCGCTCTGAAGAGGGGGCTTTGCTGTTCTAGAAAAAGTCCGCGGATGGAGCAGTTTATAAACATAGGGGCCATGGAAAACTTGAGTCGACATCCCGCCGTTCTCCGAGACAACAAACTTCCAAGAACTAGtgttgcttcatcttcatcattgcAAGCTTGAATTTGTTGGAATATGGAAACGCGTTATGTGTCACCACTTATTTGTCATTTCGCCACGCAAAATGTTCAACGTTGTGCGTCGAGGCATTTACCGCTTTGGTCTTCGGAAGACCTAAATGTGCAGTGAATCATAGGTAGGCTATGCGGAGTATTTTCAGGTGGTGTACAGGTAGAGTTATAAGCAGCCTTCGGATAGAGTGAATCTACTTGGCATCCAGCTTTTCAATGCTGGATTATTCATAGGATCGTCATAGTTCAGTATTCATAAATATATTCAAGATGTCAACTTGCCATCTACGTCCCATTGACTTCCCCAAAGAAAACATGGTGGGACGCTGCGCAGTGGGTATAGAACTCCGATTGGATAGGGCCGGAGACATCCCTCAACTATGTCCGCGGTAATGCCCCTGAATAATACCTGGCTATAGTGGACTCTCCACGGACCAGTGGCTATGGATAGGTCACATTCTGGAATAATGCAACCCTTATACTCAACCTAGATCTCGTATAGCATATCATACAGTAAGGGTAGCCCTGGGTGAAAGCCGGTGGGATAGATATCTCGGTATTGCGTCTGCAATGCCTCGGTAGGCACTTTGGCGACTCTGATAGAATAGATATACACGACATACAGCATTCAAATAGGAGAGTTCAAAAACATATATATTGGTGGTCTTTGCCAGTTAAATCTAAACATATACTTCTCCTCGGTACAAACAAAGTTGTACAAGCAAATCAGTTACAATCAAGATGGGTTCAGTCGTTGAAACTCAAGAGACACGCTCGCTCATCAATATCattgacgatgatgctgcaAAAGAGCCAAATCGTCCGTTCATTTTCATCCCACGATCTAATCAACCTCAAGATGGCTGGGAGCCAGTCACCTATGGACAGATGGCTAATGCTGTCAACCATGTCGCCCACACCATCAAAGAGATGGCCGCCAACCATATACAGGAAGACAACTTCCCAACTATTGCCTACATTGGACCAAATGATGTACGATACATTATCATCATGCTTGCCTGTATAAAAGCCAAGTGCAAAGCGTTTTTCACTTCGCCTCGAAACACCATCGAGGGTCAGCTGTCTCTTTTGGAAGCTACCGATTGTCACTATTTTCTCTACGGAGAAGGCTATCAACCAGTGATTAAGAAGGTACTTGCACAGAGACAGATGCACGCGTCTCAAGTGCCGAGTGTCAAGGAATGGATTACAGCCAAGTCAGACTACTTTCCTTATGAACACACGGCATACGGGTCCCGATGGCATCCTTGGATCGCTATTCATACGAGCGGTTCAACTGGGATGCCAAAGCCGATTGTGATAAACCAGGCCAATATTCAACTCTGTGGTGCCCTTCGGCACTATCGTGACGAACGAAATAACCCTTCTCTGTACGAAGGATGGGCTTCTCGAGCGTCACGATTGTTTTGCCCGATGCCTCTGTTCCATGGTGTTGGAATCGCTGCCTCCACAATGTTTACTGTCTATTACCGCTTGCCTTGCGCATTAGGTATTCCTGAGAGGCCATTGAGCGAAGATTTGGTCAAAGAATGCCTGGCTAACTCTGGTGCGGACGCGGCTCTATTGCCGCCATCCATTATTGACGGCATGTCACAGACAGAAGACGGCCTCAAAGCGATAACAAAGCTCAATTTTATCAGCTATAGTGGAGGCAACCTCTCAGGCGCCGTGGGGGACAAACTCGTGGCCAATGGTGcgttcatcatcaacatgcTAGGATCCAGCGAGTAAGTTTACAGCCCGATAATTGTCAATCCGTTAAATAATGAGCATGAGCTAACAGCATCTTAGGGCTTTCCCTATGGCGCTACAATTTCAGTCCGATCCTAAGCTTTGGCAATACTTTATCTTTAACACCGAAGTTATGGGGGCAAAATTCACCCCTACAATGTGGGATGGGATTTACGGGCTTACGATTCAGCGTCAAGACCCCTTGGACCCAGGCCTACAGCCTACATTCTATAATTTTCCGGACAAACAAGAGTTCGTCACGGGTGACTTATTCCAGGTTCACGATACCCTACCTGATCACTACAAATATTACGGACGAAACGACAACGTCATTGTCTTCTCCAACGGAGAAAAGCTCAATCCTGTGACCATCGAAGACATTGTCGTCAGTCATCCTTCTGTCAAGAATGTCCTTGTGGTTGGCCAGGAAAGATTCCAGCCGGCAATGATCCTTGAACCTAAAGGTCTGCCAAAAGACGATGCCGAGGCGGAGGCACTGATTGATGACGTTTGGCCCCTTATTCAGAAAGCAAACGAGCACACCGTGGCGCATGGTCAGATTGTACGGGAGCTGGTTGCACTCTCTGACCCAAATATGCCATTCTTCATCGCAGGCAAAGGCACTGTGCAAAGAGTTCAAACAGTCAACTTGTATAAAGAGTACATCGACGGCATCTATGATCGCGCTGAAGCCACTTTGAGCAACGTCACCCTCGATATCACCAGTCGAGAAGGATTAGCGTCTTCGATCCATGAATTGCTGAGAGACAAGCTCGGTattgagcagcttgagcGAGATGCTGACTTTTTCGCTATCGGTATTGATTCTCTGCAAGTCATGACTATCAGCAAGTTGTTAAGAGGCGGCTTGAAGAGGTCTGAAGTCGAATTCGACGAGGGTATCATCGCCACTCGCGTCATCTACTCTAACCCTTCGGTCGATCGCCTCGCAACATTTATCTTTCGATCCATATCTCCGTCTGATGAACAGGAGGTTTCTGAAAGCTATCATGCGCAACAGATCAAAGAAATGCAGGATATGGTCGCCAAGTACACCCAAGACTTGCCAGAGCGCAACGTGGGCCAGACGAACCCCAACGATGATGATCAAACAGTCATTGTAACTGGATCAACCGGATCTCTGGGCTCGTACATACTGGACCAACTCATCTCGTCATCACGCGTCAGTAAAATATACGCACTCAACCGTGGCGGTGATGGAGGCTTTTCTCGGCAATGTGTCGTGAGCGCAAGCCGCAGCCTTTCGCTTGACTTTTCCAAGGTCGAATTCCTCGGTGTGGATGTCTCCAAGCCAAAATTTGGACTCGACGCTGCAAAATACGCACAATTGCTCTCTTCGACTGATAGAATTATTCACAACGCTTGGCCAGTCAACTTCAACATGAGCATTGCTTCATTTGAGCCGTACATTCGCGGAGTTCGTCACTTTGTAGACTTTGCTGGCGCATCCTCCAAGAAAGTAGCTTTGGTCTTTGTATCAAGTATTGGTACTGCGATCAACTGGACGGCTAGTGAGCCTGTGCCTGAGCGACGTCTCGAAGACCCAACGTTGGCGGATCTGGGTTACGGAATATCCAAGCTGGCTAGTGGCTGGATCCTGGATGCAGCGGCGGAAAAGTCTGGCTTGGCCGCTGCATCTGTGAGGGTTGGTCAAATTGCAGGACccaaagaaggaaatggcATTTGGAATCCGCAAGAGTTTGTCCCCAGCTTGATTGCTAGTTCGCTATACCTTGGTGCTCTTCCCCAGAGACTCGGTATATACCAAAATGTCGACTGGGTTGCAACTGAGGATGTCGCTGGCATTCTTATTGATCTTGCCGGAATATCGAAGCCTGTCCCTCTCTCCGAGATCAGCGGCTACTTTCATGCCCAGAACCCTACAAAGGTGCAATGGCCCGAAATGGTTGAAGTCTTGCGAGACTTTTACGGAGATCGCATCAAGGAAGTCGTCAGCCTCGACAAATGGGTATCATTACTCGAAGCATCGGCCGCAGAAGGAGGAAATGTCGACAAGAATCCAGGTGTCAAACTTATCGACACATATCGAGGCTTGAGCGAAGTGGACAAGACCGGTGTGGCTCCCCTCAGCTTTGCCATGACGCGTACAGCCTCCAAAAGCAAGACGGCTGCTGCCTTGCAACCTATTACGCCTGAGCTAATGCGAAAATGGTGTGAAGGTTGGAACTTTTGAGAATAGGGGGAGTTGGGTGTGGATGATGTAGTACCAGAATATCACTGGCTTGTGAGATTTGTTTCCCTGTGTATAATATTACCTTAAGCATTAATAGATTGGCAATTATAGTCTTGGATTCTACCATTATTATTATGAAATGACTTCTTCAATGGTGATTGAGACTATCTCGATGTGCCACTGATACGACTTCTTAACTTAATAGTGATGAGAATGTGAGACTATCTAAACTATCAATAACCCAATAGTAGAAAAATCCATTATTGACATCTATTTACACATTCTCATACCAATTGTTTTGATTTCAGCGTTGCAAGTCGTCCGTCTCGGGGCCGGCAGGTAGGTTACGACCAGCGCCATGCTGATGTACCATGGCATATCTTGGATACCAGCGACCGATAACCCCAGTCAATGGCCGGAGACTTTTGAGTTTGACGTGATTTATGCCTCAACATCTGGGATGCATCACCTTCCAAAGTTTACAACATTGCCATGCAGCTCGTCCGGCACGATTCCATCGGGCCCTCGATCgtcgatcttcttcttcttacaTTAGTAAAGACTTTGAACGGAATCCATACTAATTTCAGCGGTCACTAAAAGTCAGCTTTTGTCGGTCTCTGGTATTACAGTATACCTGTATTCTTCACggatacggagtactaaGCCAGGCTCGAGGTGGATACTGCTGCCAATACGGCCAATATGGCCAGTAAGCCAGTGTGAGGAAAACTAACATTGGGCGGCATATGGGTAAATTAAGCTCACTGTCGGTATTTCATCGCCTGAAACAATCATTGGTCTACTTGAAGGATCGTGGAACCATTGGTCCATTTTTAATCGTACTGAAGTAATGGATCAAGCAGATTTAGGTTACCGCTTACCTAGTACCTCTGTCTCTTGGCACCGGCTGAGATAGCGGCATCTCTTCTGCTTGTGTCTACTGGTGGCCAGATCTACCTCTATTTACTTTACAACGTGTTTCCGGTCATCGGAAAGCAATACCTGATAATATTTTACGGAGCATATTCGTTACAATCCTAATTGTTTTGTTTACAGCTTGCCACGCCTCGGCTGCACAGAGGGTACCTTTGCAGGTCCAGCTAATCATGATGCTGCCTCAGTCAAAGTTGGAATCTGTGTATTACTCACAATAGCCTAGAATTGGCAACAGCTAACCAGACATCTCtatagaagagaagaaaaaaaagtcaccGAGGGAGATTGATTACCATATGAGTTTGAGCTTTTGACACGTCGATCCATAAAATATACTTGGGACTAAGGCAATCAGTGAGAAAGGGGCCGAAGCTGACAAGTGGAAACTAACAGAGGCTGGGCAACGCCCTGGACAGTCCGGTGTAGACCATCATCCTAATCGGGCAATTTTGGGCATTGCGCTAAAATCATGGTCGTGACGCTGGACACACGATGTCCACCATATTCTTCTTTCGTAATAAAGTGTGGTCGTCGCAGGCATCATGGGCTTACAAATTTAGGTttgaaagagatggaagaacaaagtgaaagaagaaaatttaTAAGCCGGCGTACCCGTCAGCTCGATGAGGAGGACATATAAAGAACCATGGACTCTTGTTACAATGGGGTTGCGGTCCCATGCTAAGCAACCAAAACACTTTCCCACAATGTACGGAATGGTACGTGACTCGCCCTTTGGGCAGATTGTCCGATTCGTCACCAAGAATACGTATTTCCGATATCCcgaagaacaagaagggTTTACGCACCCCTACTACACCTCCGATCCTTTCCCAAAGGAGGCCGAGGCAGAACAATCTACGACTTCGAATGCCGGCCTAGAGGATACTGCCACCCTTGGTTCTGGCAAACAAGGCGATCGAGATTCTACAGGAGATCTTCCGATCTCTGGATCTGATGAAGATTTGGAGAATAACAACACGGAGAACCCTATTGAAAGGGTGGTTACGATCCAAAGTCAGCATGAGGCGCATAGAACGGAGAGCCGCGCTATTAAGCCGACGCAAACAAGCGACGGGATGATAGTGGTCGATTGGTACACTACTGGTATTACATTTCTTTCTTACTCAACAtggttttgttttattttggACATAATTGAATGACCGTGTCTTAGATGATCCTGAGAACCCGCAAAATTGGAGTGCCTTTCAAAAAGGCTTTATCGCTTTCCAGATTTGGTAAATAAACATTAGCGAATTGGTTACAATGGATTAACACGCTGACTGGTCAAAGCATTTATTCCTTTGCCGTGTACTTTGGTTCCTCCATCTACGTCGGCGCCGTTCCCGAGGTTGTCCAGCGATTCGGCGTCAGCATCGAAGTGGCCTCATTAGCCCTCTGTCTATATGTCTTTGGGTGTAAGTGAAGGCCATCTTTCCCTAGGATTCTCAATAGCTGACTTTACAAATAGACGGCCTTGGTGCCATGTTATTCTCCCCACTCAGCGAGTAAGGCTCCCCGACTCAGATCTGCTCAACCGCGCTTTAGGCTCAGGTACAGTGAGACTAACAGGTGTCAAGGATCGCCGCTATTGGGAGAAATCCCCCATATATCATCACGCTATTCATTTTTACCATTCTATGGGTTCCGGCATCCGTTGTGGATAACTTCCCCGGATTTGTGGTCCTTCGGTTCTTGACTGGCTTTTTCGGTACTTGCATGACCACCCCCATGATAACACATCATTGATACTAATGGAACTAATAGGTGCTCCATGCCTTGCAACTGGAGGTGCTTCACTGAGCGATGTTGTATGTACCTCTAAGCGTATGACCATCAACTCTCGGCTGATTCAATCTTAGTACCCGCTTATCCATGTCCCGTATCTGTTGATCATCTGGGGCGCAGCCAGTATGTCTCTTCTCGAGAATGGCAATCGAGTTCGAATGCTAATATTTGTCCAGCTGTTTTCGGTCCTGCTCTGGCGCCAGTCGTCTCAAACTTTAGTGCTCCCGTCAAAGGATGGCATTGGGTATCTTGGGAGATGCTGTGGCTCAGTGCCCCGAttctcatcagcttcttcttcctcgtaCCCGAGACATCATCGGCCACTATTCTGTACCACCGAGCAAAGCGATTACGAAGAATTACCGGAAACGACAGATACCGTTCACAAGTCGAGATTGATCAAGCTAAGCAGCACCTGACGATGAAG
Above is a genomic segment from Trichoderma breve strain T069 chromosome 6, whole genome shotgun sequence containing:
- a CDS encoding nmrA-like family domain-containing protein — translated: MTSFQPSHILVLGPTGNVGKAIMDAIVNANPAFPRVSILTSKETAANKSDLIDGWKSYGVSVVLGDVTNPQDIKTAYSGVDTVISCLGRGALEAQKELIRLAEESPTVRWFFPSEFGTDPEHNERSAQEKPHQTKLAIRKFIRENTKQLNVTYLIVGPYFDMWVDQRKWSDGLGGVDVVAREAILTGDGDTKIGFTTLKDAGTAVVAALRHPEESHNAVLRVASFVKTSNEVLSEYEKQLGVKFSAKYISLADHEATEGSMWEKGSPWAVVAALRRIWATGGAMYDHFSNEDIGLGNGGMESLEEAVRKHINSYK
- a CDS encoding AMP-binding enzyme domain-containing protein gives rise to the protein MGSVVETQETRSLINIIDDDAAKEPNRPFIFIPRSNQPQDGWEPVTYGQMANAVNHVAHTIKEMAANHIQEDNFPTIAYIGPNDVRYIIIMLACIKAKCKAFFTSPRNTIEGQLSLLEATDCHYFLYGEGYQPVIKKVLAQRQMHASQVPSVKEWITAKSDYFPYEHTAYGSRWHPWIAIHTSGSTGMPKPIVINQANIQLCGALRHYRDERNNPSLYEGWASRASRLFCPMPLFHGVGIAASTMFTVYYRLPCALGIPERPLSEDLVKECLANSGADAALLPPSIIDGMSQTEDGLKAITKLNFISYSGGNLSGAVGDKLVANGAFIINMLGSSEAFPMALQFQSDPKLWQYFIFNTEVMGAKFTPTMWDGIYGLTIQRQDPLDPGLQPTFYNFPDKQEFVTGDLFQVHDTLPDHYKYYGRNDNVIVFSNGEKLNPVTIEDIVVSHPSVKNVLVVGQERFQPAMILEPKGLPKDDAEAEALIDDVWPLIQKANEHTVAHGQIVRELVALSDPNMPFFIAGKGTVQRVQTVNLYKEYIDGIYDRAEATLSNVTLDITSREGLASSIHELLRDKLGIEQLERDADFFAIGIDSLQVMTISKLLRGGLKRSEVEFDEGIIATRVIYSNPSVDRLATFIFRSISPSDEQEVSESYHAQQIKEMQDMVAKYTQDLPERNVGQTNPNDDDQTVIVTGSTGSLGSYILDQLISSSRVSKIYALNRGGDGGFSRQCVVSASRSLSLDFSKVEFLGVDVSKPKFGLDAAKYAQLLSSTDRIIHNAWPVNFNMSIASFEPYIRGVRHFVDFAGASSKKVALVFVSSIGTAINWTASEPVPERRLEDPTLADLGYGISKLASGWILDAAAEKSGLAAASVRVGQIAGPKEGNGIWNPQEFVPSLIASSLYLGALPQRLGIYQNVDWVATEDVAGILIDLAGISKPVPLSEISGYFHAQNPTKVQWPEMVEVLRDFYGDRIKEVVSLDKWVSLLEASAAEGGNVDKNPGVKLIDTYRGLSEVDKTGVAPLSFAMTRTASKSKTAAALQPITPELMRKWCEGWNF
- a CDS encoding major facilitator superfamily domain-containing protein, with the protein product MYGMVRDSPFGQIVRFVTKNTYFRYPEEQEGFTHPYYTSDPFPKEAEAEQSTTSNAGLEDTATLGSGKQGDRDSTGDLPISGSDEDLENNNTENPIERVVTIQMVDWYTTDDPENPQNWSAFQKGFIAFQICIYSFAVYFGSSIYVGAVPEVVQRFGVSIEVASLALCLYVFGYGLGAMLFSPLSEIAAIGRNPPYIITLFIFTILWVPASVVDNFPGFVVLRFLTGFFGAPCLATGGASLSDVYPLIHVPYLLIIWGAATVFGPALAPVVSNFSAPVKGWHWVSWEMLWLSAPILISFFFLVPETSSATILYHRAKRLRRITGNDRYRSQVEIDQAKQHLTMKDILYNAIIKPVEINALDPSVLFSTVYTSLVYAIFYSFFEAFPIVFSETYHFDFSVSGLPFLGVLPGLFVACTLCVLGWHYQVVKPFQTEGFKAFGIPENRLVPALFACFWLPAGLFLFAWTARPSVHWIASIIGLSMSIIGTFTIIACIFQYLAFTYPKYSASLFAANDFARSTLAAAAIMFSRPMFVHLGIHWGVSLLAFLDIICCILLFGLWKFGPKLRARSRFAES